DNA sequence from the Vanrija pseudolonga chromosome 7, complete sequence genome:
CCAGACCCCCTCACCTCTCAGGACTGAACCCAGTGTTCGTGTCGAGTATCTCAGCCTCTGCCCTGTAGCCCGGGCTGCTTGCGACGACGGCCGGTACCCGAACGTGCAGGGTACGTGTCGAATTGCCGGGGACAAACTCCCTCTCCCGTTCGCGAACGTAGTCCGAGCCGGCGTCCAACTTGCCCAGCGCGCTGTGGCAAATATTGACCAGTGGCCCTCCTTCTGGAAACCCCCGTTCGAGAGTCATAACGTGCTCCCCCGTCCTCCTGGACCacacgcgcagctcgacttGGTCTATCACAACGAGGTAATCGTTGTCCAGACGCATATGCTGGGATCGTGAGCTTGAGCCACGGAGTATGGAGCAACCTTACCGCCAACTCCCATAACTGTCCCCACCCGTCGAGCCGGAGGTCGTGGTCAAAAGTGGTCGCCCCAGGGTCACCATTGTCGGTCTCGGCGTCCAGCAGGCGCGATGTCTTCGCAATTGTGTGAAGCGCAGCCACACCCTCGTATGTGGTCGCCGCAACCAACGCCGTTGGGCCATTGGCGTCATAGTCGACGTGCAAGGCCACGAGATATTCCATGGCAGGGACGTTCTCTTCGAAGTATTCAAGGACGGCCTTGAATGACGCGAGAAACAAGAAGccgtccatctcgctcgcgtcACCCAACTCGGACTTTGAGGCGCTCTCGAGCGCGGTGAAGCGGGCGTGGTCGGTCGGGGTCAACCATATCTCGACtgtgctcgcctcgccatcGCACCGGAGACCTGCAGATGCCAGGAGGACAGgctcaaggccgtcgacgctgGCAAAGGAGAGGTCTGCACGGGGAAACTTGCTGTGCGTGTATCCCCCACTCTTGGTGCGCGGCAGTGGCTGGAGGCGCTTGTCGAAGATGAACGAGTTGAACCggacctcgccgtccgcgacATCCTCGACTGAGCAGAACACCTCCCCAGTGTCCGGCAACACGGCGCAGATCTCGGCATGCTCTTTGTCAAAAACGTGTGGAACCCAGCGGATGTATGTGTTTCCGTCGTTCCAGGCTTTTACCAGCCGTAACTCGCGAGCCGCTGGGGGGTGAGCGGCGCTCTCCTTGCCGCACTCACCCATTGCGCGCCATGCCGCCAGTTCAGAACCCAGGACGCGGCTTGCATTCTCCAGGTCATTCCAAGCCTCCCTCGGGTCGCGTTTAGTAGCGAGGTAGAGCCTCTTGAAGTGCggtgaggcggcggcacgccaGGATCGGCTCACCAGGGCTGATGAGCACAGGTCGCCTAGATCCGCCACGAACGAGGCAATGTTGTAAACCACGTCCTCGGGCAGCTGAGATCCGCctgtcgtcgacgctgaTGATACCATTGCTGTTGCTATGCTCGCTGTTTATGAGAGGGAGAATGAACCTTGCATCGTTTGACAAAAGTTGTCAAACATGCAAGGGGTCGCAAGTCTGGATGCGTTGGACGGGATCGACGCGAAAGTGGAGGCCACGCGGGAGCCACGTTTGGTGCTCGACTCGTGGCAAGACGCGCAAGACGCTACAAGACGACCTGTCTTGATGCGCGCGGCTTTCATTCAAAAATCGACCTACATGGTCATTTTGCTCCTTGTTTGAGACGAGTGCGGACGACTGGGCCGTCTCTCAACCACATCGTAGAAGCTATGCGCTGCTCAGCTCCTCTTCTTTTGGCTAATCGTCTTTCGCCTCCTCACCCTTTgtcgtctcctcgtcctcccttTGTCCTTTGCCTCCTCCTCATTTTCCTCCTCGTTGGTTTCCTCCCCGTCGACTACCTCGGCATAGTTTGCCTCCCGAGAAAAGATGTCTCCCGAGAAAAGATCTCCGTGACGCTTGCTGTGACAAGTAATGGCTGGTCCTACACAGAACAGTATTGGCGTGTCGATGGGAAGGAAATGTAATACTCAACCATGTCGAAggatgtcgacgacgtgaATTTGATCTGCACAAGTTGTTGGAGGGAACAAAGTTTTCATGGAATTGTGGTTGGACAGAGGCCTTCAGAGGTGCTCAGGCTCTCGAATGATCTATCAGACAGGTCGCTTCTCAAGATGCGATTCTCCAGGTCAGGTTCTGCGCGGACCGCAGGTTTTGACCTGGCGGGGCGGTGTCGAGGACTGCAGTTGGATTAACAAACACACCGGAGGGGGCGAGGCGCACACGTCGAGTCGCCACGATTGCAAAATTGCAACGACCATCGTCCCCCAGAACGCTCCATGCTCTCAAAGATAGCGTGCTAGATCTCGCTACTTGGGCCGTGGGGCGAGGAGCCCGGCGACCATGGCCGAGGCAGATGTGACCCGCCCGTTGCGCAGACGCTGCATGAGGGGCGAGGTGTGGCGTGATTCCTCGCCTCGTGGACAGGCCGGCGGCACAGGgactggtggtggtggtggtggtgtgccCGAACCTACATTCACGTCTCCCGTCGCCCTCAAACATGCCGGTCCCTTGGAGGCACCTTTCGTGCTCGCCTGCAGACTTGGTTAGGCGGCGATGTGAACGAGCTGCAGCTCCAAGCAATCATGCGGGACAtgcctcgtcgagccccGCCAAGCCACTTTGCGCCAGCCTTGCCGGACCACCAAGACAGCATCAACCAGCCCATCGCACCCACCTACACGTTGTTTCCCCGTTCCCACCTGCTGCCACATGCTGCCAAGGCATCGCCTGCCCAATGGCAAAAGCGTCGGGCAATCGCCAGACGCCGAgttcctcgccgcctcgcctaCATCCTTTGGTGTACCGTTACCCTGGAtccgcagcgccgcgccatTCCCCCGACGATGCGCGCTTGCGATCAAGCTagccacctcggcgcccgtctcggcgcccaACCTCCGGGCATATCGATATGGGCATGGCCGAGGCAACGCCCCGCGAAAGATATCCCACAGAAGCGAGCTAGCCAGCCCTCATTCATGTGCCACGTTTCCCGGCGGCATCGAGTTGAGGTGGGAACGCCAAGAAAGAAACGCGCCCATTATCTCACGTCATAAGAAACATCTAATCTTGGATAAAATCAGGCAACAATATAAAACAAACAGTGGGGCATCGGCCATCCCGTCGCAACCACCGGGTGCCTGGCAAACTAGCTGCATCGAGGTGGGCTGTCGGAAGTGCAACGCCGGGGCCCGCTGCCTCGGCGATGCATGGCTGCGGTGCGCACGAGCCGCCGAGggggcgtgctcgctcgGTGCATCTCGCCGCCGGACGCATGCCTGTGCtctcggcgcggtgcagcGGGCGAGTAGAACGAGCGGCCCGTTCGCCCGGGccagggagggaggggtgaTGGCGGGAAAgccgagcggcgccgtgctcggcacCAGCCATGCCGAGTGATCGAGCCCTCACCCCATGGAGCCACCACACGGCGCACTCTCGAGGCCAACCCACTGCCgtgacccacccacctcgcacTGCAGTaacaccccccccccccccccccaactgcttgccgttgccgaggccgaggtcagCCTGTTGCATGGATGGCACAAGGCACCAACATACCTGGCTGCCTGGGCTGAGCGTTTTGGCGCTGGCATCGGCCATATCCGTGTGCGACATGCTCTGGCTCCACACTGTTCCCAATCATAGAGACTCGcgggccgtcggcgcccgtAAAGCACGACCCGAGCCCCAAGCTTCGTCTTGTTTTGCCCGAAGCACTCACTGCCTGCGATAAGTCTGAGACAAGTAGTGGTGGATGCAGGTGACCAGAACAAGCACGCTAACCCCAACTCTCTACACTCGTTTCACCACTCACTCAttcaccatcaccaccatgTCATCCCCGACGCTGTCAGGCGACGGGAAAAAGGAACTCCTCtcgtccacgacgacgacaggaCCACCACAATCAGCCCAAGACTACACGCTCCCGAAGCGCCCGTGGCAGCAGGACGTGACGCCATGGTCGCGCATCATCGCGCACAACTACCCCGGCtccggcaccgacgaggacccGTACGTCGTCAGCTGgctccccgacgccgacggcttCAAGGACAGGGAGAACCCGCTTGTATTCAAGTACTGGTACAAGTGGTTCGTCACCATCATGGGTGGGtcgggacggcggcgcgtgcgcgccggaATGCCGAGATGGTCGCGCTTGATCAAACTAACGCACCCCCCAGGCGCGACTGGCACTCTGGCCGTCTCGATGGGCTCGTCGATGCTGTCCGCGGCCATCACGTCACTGCGCCACGAGTTCCCAGGGCACAACAACATGATCTACATCATGAGTGGGTACATGGCCTGCCCGAGAGCGCCGCGCTGACCCCACCCAGTCACCGGCATCTACGTGCTCGGATTCGTCGTCGGGCCGCTGCTATGGGCGCCCATGTCCGAGGTGTTTGGCCGCCGCATCATGTTCATCGCGACCTACATCCCGTTCACGGCGTTCAACGCCGGCGCATGCGGCGCAAAGGACATCAACACGCTGCTCGTGATGCGCTTCTTTGCAGGCACGTTTGGCAGCAGTACCATGACCAACTCGGGGTGCGTCGGACCAATGCGAACAAGGCTAACCCCCTAGTGGCATCATTGCAGACATGTTTGAGGCGCACCAGCGCGGCCTGGCAATGGGCGTCTTCTCCGCCATGCccttcctcggccccgccaTCGGCCCCGTCGCGGGCGGCTTCTTGTCCGAGAAGTCgtcgtgggtgtgggtggctGCGGTCATTGCCATCTTCTCGGCCGTCCTCACCTTCTTCGAGAGCATCCTCCTGCCCGAGACGTACGCGCCGGTGTTGCTGCACAGACGCGCAGCTCTCCTCTCCAAGGCGACTGGCAAGGTGTACCGCTCGCCCCaggacaaggccaagccccTCCAAGTCAAGCAGCTGTTCCTCCACCAGCTCAAGGTGCCCTACATCCTGCTGTTCACCGAGCCGATTGTGCTCATCACGGCGTTGTAGTGAGTCGTGGCATTTAGGACCAAGTTTCCTGCTGACACTCCCCAGCATGGCCATCATCTACGCGCTTCTATTCATGCAGTTCACGGCCTTCCCCCTCGTCTTCCAGGGCATGCGCCACTGGTCGCCCGGTATCGCAGGCCTCGCGTTCGTCGGCGTCTCAGTCGGTGCCTTCATGTCTCTCGCTGTCATCATGTTCTACGTCAACCCAAAGTACGCCCGCGACCTGCGTGCAAAGGGCTACCTGGCCCCCGAGGCGCGTCTGCCGTCGACCATtatcggcgccgtgctcctcCCCGTCGGGCTGTTCATCTTTGCGTGGACCTGCACACCGGTCAGCATCCACTGGATCGCACCCATCATCGCGACCGTCCCCTTCGGTGCCGGcatcgtcttcctcttcctcggcatCTCAAactacctcgtcgacgcgtacCTTATGAACGCGGCGTCCGTCCTCGCCGCAGGCACCGTCACGCGAtccatcctcggcgtcatcttCCCCCTGTTCACAGTCGACATGTAC
Encoded proteins:
- the sorT_2 gene encoding Major facilitator-type transporter sorT, encoding MSSPTLSGDGKKELLSSTTTTGPPQSAQDYTLPKRPWQQDVTPWSRIIAHNYPGSGTDEDPYVVSWLPDADGFKDRENPLVFKYWYKWFVTIMGATGTLAVSMGSSMLSAAITSLRHEFPGHNNMIYIMITGIYVLGFVVGPLLWAPMSEVFGRRIMFIATYIPFTAFNAGACGAKDINTLLVMRFFAGTFGSSTMTNSGGIIADMFEAHQRGLAMGVFSAMPFLGPAIGPVAGGFLSEKSSWVWVAAVIAIFSAVLTFFESILLPETYAPVLLHRRAALLSKATGKVYRSPQDKAKPLQVKQLFLHQLKVPYILLFTEPIVLITALYMAIIYALLFMQFTAFPLVFQGMRHWSPGIAGLAFVGVSVGAFMSLAVIMFYVNPKYARDLRAKGYLAPEARLPSTIIGAVLLPVGLFIFAWTCTPVSIHWIAPIIATVPFGAGIVFLFLGISNYLVDAYLMNAASVLAAGTVTRSILGVIFPLFTVDMYNAMGPHWAGTFTALLATVFIPAPIFLLFKGQKIRRMTKPGRDADDLGQMMAKMMMAQRAAAAGGGAAAAAGAAAGAGAGAAAAQAKEVADEEAVIQDMEALSRQVSPEYAVELERVVSSHSPR